TTATAGACTATAGCCACTATTACATTCAAGCGCTAGTAATGCATTTTCCTAAATAatcatgaataaataataaataaatacatttacatttattacatgAATAAACCATGATTAACTAACTAGTTAATACGTACAACACGATGTAGGTAAaacctattttattgttacttaCATCGtgacatacaataatataaataatacagtgGTACaccttattttcaaaaaaaataattgtgataaAGGTATTGGTCAAGTCGATAGTGATTTCCTTATCACTATCCATTTCTCTTGTTCTGCGAGTTGTGAGTATTGTAACCAATGTTAAATTTTCtggttaaaacttaaaaattatttttcggttgataatttataaaacaatatactaatagaattaatttactaCTAGTTaagtagttaatttattaactgttttattaattatctgtTCTATCTATTCAGATATcctaaaagaaattaaaaacgtttgtTATGATCTTAATTTCCAATATAGAcagtatttatgatttaattaatgctTATGTTTAGGTGATTCTTTAGTATGGCGTCTACATCGAAGGATTCTCAAGAAATCATTGCTAAAAAGACATGGGAATTGGAAAACAATgtacaaaatgttaatacagTCGATGACATATTCAAATATgacaaacaacaacaacaagatATTTTGACTGCCAAGCCTTGGGAAAAAGagtatgtttgtattatatttttgataaactataattattaatttttaaatacttttcatcgtatgaattaatttcattttgaatcaaagatatttttgacacatatgtatataatgttatttatttatatattaaaataattatgagttAATAGGCTTaactttgttaaaattaaatttaaaatttgccaTTTATCATTAACAACTTCTCATCTGCCCAAGTTTCTGTAGTCTTCATACAAGTCGAAAGGGTCAGTTCCCATAAGCCACCCTTTTTAccaaatgtattcaatatttttaatataatactttgtattaatatatgtactgaaatatttttcagtccacattattttaaagatattaaaatatctgcaTTAGCACTATTAAAAATGGTGATGCATGCTCGATCTGGCGGTATTATGGAAATAATGGGTCTATTACTTGGCAAAGTAGAAGGTAATACAATGTTTGTCATGGATTCTTTTGCTTTACCTGTTGAAGGAACAGAAACCAGAGTCAATGCTCAAGCTCAAGCCTATGAATACATGACAACATATATTGAATCTGCTAAAGTAGTAAGTTTActttgagtataatatttaaatatataatgtttatattatcagtTAAAGATGTCGATAAAACTACTTtgtgttgtatataatttgtttgtatattcataaagttatgtattttgttcatccaataaaaataagctatttgaatttaatttttgattgtttccCTATGTTATATTAAGACTTTAGATTTattcataacatatatatatgacagtttattttaaagtacaattatttttggtcgtataaaattctaaataattattttttgacgtattttttaattatacacctaataaataatcactCATAActaatagaatttattttatattataattatgtattgttaattttaggtTGGACGTCAAGAAAATGCAATTGGATGGTATCATAGCCACCCTGGCTATGGCTGCTGGTTATCTGGTATTGATGTTTCAACTCAaatgttaaatcaaaatttccaAGACCCTTTTGTAGCAATTGTAATTGATCCAGTTAGAACAATTTCTGCTGGTAAAGTTTGTTTGGGAGCATTTCGTACCTATCCTAAGGCaagtttattcaatttttttttaatatttgatctttttaaatcaattattattataatgctattcaaaacataattaaaatttgtagggATATAAGCCAACAAATGAAGAACCATCTGAGTATCAATCTATTCCATTAGATAAAATTGAAGACTTTGGAGTACACTATAAACAATACTATTCATTAgaagtaaattatttcaaatcttCTCTGGATCGACGTTTATTGGATTCATTGTGGAATAAATATTGGGTGAACACTCTAAGTTCTTCCAGTTTCATAACCAATGCTGACTACTTAACTGGTCAAATAAATGATCTTTCCGATAAACTAGAACAAGCTGACACTTCTCTGAGTCGTACATTTTGCGAGTCTGTTGACCGTActaaaacagaaaataaattggtaaaaGCTACTAAGGATAGTAATAAAGCAACAATCGAAATATTATGTGGATTAATGTCTCAAACAATTAAAGAAGCTCTGTTTAATAGTTGTACACCAAAGAATGATCAGCAATTTCTAAGTAAATAATGAAGATTCTCgacataacttattataatacgtacatttttcaaattaattataaatgtatgttagtttattttttcataaaactattttaatattagcagttattaagtaaaatcattaaataagtgttttgacatctacattatattaaaaaatattgcataaataacatcattttcactaaaatgtataaattataagatttataatttaatagtgcttattttatcttcaaaaaa
This genomic stretch from Rhopalosiphum maidis isolate BTI-1 chromosome 3, ASM367621v3, whole genome shotgun sequence harbors:
- the LOC113557442 gene encoding COP9 signalosome complex subunit 5-like yields the protein MASTSKDSQEIIAKKTWELENNVQNVNTVDDIFKYDKQQQQDILTAKPWEKDPHYFKDIKISALALLKMVMHARSGGIMEIMGLLLGKVEGNTMFVMDSFALPVEGTETRVNAQAQAYEYMTTYIESAKVVGRQENAIGWYHSHPGYGCWLSGIDVSTQMLNQNFQDPFVAIVIDPVRTISAGKVCLGAFRTYPKGYKPTNEEPSEYQSIPLDKIEDFGVHYKQYYSLEVNYFKSSLDRRLLDSLWNKYWVNTLSSSSFITNADYLTGQINDLSDKLEQADTSLSRTFCESVDRTKTENKLVKATKDSNKATIEILCGLMSQTIKEALFNSCTPKNDQQFLSK